A DNA window from Setaria viridis chromosome 2, Setaria_viridis_v4.0, whole genome shotgun sequence contains the following coding sequences:
- the LOC140221812 gene encoding uncharacterized protein codes for MSTMDEERQKNLDKIYNCNDVECVNMLRMRRAPFFRLCNFLRGKDLLRDTIHSSVEEQFAMFLHVVGHNQRFRVIHQSWRRSVETVSRHFKEVLYAIGELRHDMIKAPSSETPLKITSSSRWYPYFKCCWVYVDCVGAIDGTHIYARVPAKMQSAFRGRKHYTTQNVLASVDFDLKFTYVLAGWEGSTHDATILADALERDDGLRVPQEKFYLVDAGYAYRPGFLPPYRGTIYHLNEFGGRNYPSNRRELFNLRHSSLRVTVERAFGALKNRFHIIDNKPFHLFKTQVKFVLACCILHNWILGHGTDEVIPLEFTWEPNSVNGHGVPVDDNAAWATVRDEWANQMWASRGCQAAIHQAGAQVAAAAGGQAAPQAPGQAAAAAGGQAAAVGGGAGQQPRAAMRWTNVMSAFVLRRFCQLISTGVRTDKGFKEVHLNQVAKGVNEFLGTERWVRVIKLRELSGALWDDDNFMITLEDEPYKGHEKAHPKDAELLNKPIENYQQMEVIFGNGLATGKFAMGSSEPLGFPSDFAGSEHDHMKLDDMVGKCQDGGPAGSEPGNKRKRSMLSEGDILVMTGMIDAVNNVANAIIQTKEELMAAYEHLLGNKAHGAAFVKMNGSHRVLWLRTYLAKHYYI; via the exons ATGAGTACTATGGATGAGGAAAGGCAAAAAAACTTGGACAAAATTTATAACTGTAACGATGTAGAGTGTGTAAACATGCTTCGCATGAGAAGAGCCCCTTTCTTTAGGCTATGTAATTTTCTTAGGGGCAAGGACTTGCTTAGAGATACCATACATAGCAGTGTAGAAGAGCAATTTGCAATGTTTCTCCATGTTGTTGGGCATAACCAAAGGTTTAGAGTTATCCACCAAAGTTGGAGGAGATCTGTAGAGACAGTAAGTCGGCATTTCAAGGAGGTGTTGTATGCAATTGGTGAACTTAGGCATGATATGATTAAGGCTCCATCAAGTGAGACACCTCTTAAGATTACAAGCAGCtcaagatggtacccatatttcaag TGTTGTTGGGTTTATGTGGATTGTGTTGGGGCTatagatggcactcacatcTATGCTAGAGTCCCAGCTAAGATGCAATCAGCATTTAGAGGCAGGAAACACTAtacaactcaaaatgtgctagcCTCAGTGGACTTTGACTTGAAGTTCACTTATGTGTTGGCTGGCTGGGAGGGTTCTACACATGATGCCACCATTCTAGCAGATGCACTAGAGAGAGATGATGGATTAAGGGTTCCACAAG AGAAATTCTATCTggtagatgctggatatgcatACCGTCCTGGATTCCTACCTCCTTATAGGGGCACTATATATCATCTTAATGAGTTTGGTGGTAGAAATTATCCAAGCAATCGAAGGGAGTTGTTTAATTTGAGGCATTCTAGTCTGCGTGTTACGGTTGAAAGGGCTTTTGGGGCTTTAAAAAATAGATTCCATATTATTGACAACAAACCTTTTCATCTATTCAAGACACAAGTGAAGTTTGTCCTTGCATGTTGCATTTTACATAATTGGATTCTGGGGCATGGCACTGATGAGGTTATTCCTCTTGAGTTCACATGGGAGCCTAATTCTGTTAATGGCCATGGGGTCCCTGTGGATGACAATGCAGCTTGGGCTACTGTTAGAGATGAATGGGCTAATCAAATGTGGGCTAGTAGGG GTTGCCAAGCTGCCATCCATCAAGCTGGTGCCCAggttgctgcagctgctggtggCCAGGCTGCACCTCAAGCTCCTGGCcaggctgctgcagctgctggaggCCAGGCTGCAgctgttggtggtggtgctgggcaGCAACCCAGGGCTGCTATGAGGTGGACCAATGTGATGTCTGCATTTGTACTTCGCCGCTTCTGTCAACTAATCTCTACTGGTGTGAGAACTGACAAGGGGTTCAAGGAAGTGCACTTGAACCAAGTTGCCAAGGGTGTTAATGAGTTCTTAGGGACTGAG AGGTGGGTCAGGGTGATCAAGCTAAGAGAACTGAGTGGTGCATTGTGGGATGATGACAACTTCATGATCACTTTGGAGGATGAGCCCTACAAGGGCCATGAGAAG GCACACCCAAAGGATGCTGAACTGTTGAACAAGCCCATTGAAAACTACCAGCAGATGGAGGTGATCTTTGGGAATGGCTTGGCAACAGGGAAATTTGCAATGGGATCCAGTGAACCTTTGGGGTTCCCTTCTGACTTTGCAGGTTCAGAGCATGACCATATGAAGCTGGATGATATGGTAGGGAAGTGTCAAGATGGTGGTCCTGCTGGTTCAGAACCAGGCAATAAGAGGAAGAGGTCCATGCTTAGTGAGGGGGACATTTTGGTGATGACTGGGATGATTGATGCTGTCAACAATGTTGCCAATGCCATTATTCAGACCAAG GAAGAACTCATGGCTGCTTATGAACACCTGCTTGGCAACAAGGCTCATGGTGCTGCTTTTGTGAAGATGAATGGTTCTCACAGAGTCTTGTGGTTGAGGACCTACTTGGCAAAGCACTACTACATCTAG